The sequence tgtccgacaccttttccaaaggacggtgttcattgcaagcttgtaagacctttaggggaaaatggactgacaaaaactgattttccaagtttagcaagtccaaacaagattgttgatcccacagaaggaaatctgattgtgttacttcgtgacttctactatggagagcttataggagttgggcagccagaaccgaagacccacacagcgtttaaatgcctcagctgcttgaaagttctaaaaaatgtcaagtttatgaatcacatgaagtgccatttggaacttgagaggcagagaggtgacagctggaaaaaccacaccacctgccagcactgcctccgccagtttcctactcccttccagctgcagtgtcacattgaaagtgtccatactccccaggggccctccgcagtctgtcagatctgtgagttgtcctttgagacagatcaggttctcttagagcacatgaaagacaatcataagcctggtgaaatgccctatgtatgccaggtttgcagttacagatcatcattttttgcagatgtggatgcacatttccgagcatgccatggtaacactaagaatttactttgcccgttttgtctcaaaatttttaagactgcaacagcatacagacgtcatcatagagggcactgggaaaagagttttcaccagtgttccaaatgtcggctacagtttttaactttcaaagagaaaagggagcacaagacccagtgtcatcaaatgtttaagaagcctaagcagctagaaggattgtctcctgaaacaaaagttgttattcaggtatcactggaaccccttcaagcaggattggtggaaatagcatccattactgtgaacacatctgattttgaatcatcacccatcaaatctaaaagtaggaggtcaaaaaaagaaaaaaaaagttaattcagctttcagtaagtctgaagcaagtattgcagtcaaagttaaaaaccccattaaaaacaaaaagatcaaaattatagcattattcagtAATATCAAATATAGGGAAAGCGATGGgtaatttatgtgattttgttttaaatacaggaagtacaatttgtttgatctgcatattgagatgttatttaaaaatctattatctgtttttcataaaattgtcttaacatgtaaaaagaatgtgtgcatgtgtgtgtgagagagagaatgagagaagtggagaaaggaaaagtaacaacctATTTTGGTATTCGATGTTACTTGTAAGTTCGAAAGCTCTACTATACATATAATCTGTAGAGTGTTTTAGCAACGTagttttcaactgttttcatgccttgaagatctcagtatcagctatatagccagatttgaatgtcactctctgaagtgcctcttgggctgatctaagataacctggctctgaaagcatgcagtggagaagttgatggagaagctctgatgtgagtttggaccagacacgggatttaataagtgaagagctgtggcttcttgtcccagctgaggaagaggcatacaTTCACTCCAGGCATAGAGCCAAGGTAGAAGGAACACTATCTCAGAGTGCTTTTACCTAGCCCAGGGACATCTCAAGGAACCCAGCgttaaaatgcctgtgtttggtgagagagccttgcaagcatcaagcaggccctgtgtatcattgactgcagttggagaagcagagatagttaatagaatgagacctggtgcctgtggacctcctgttgagtgatcaaaaggggaatttgattcatttcatcccctttgccatttggctggcctgtagtcacaatgaggtaggcatatccctgtcagacacagtagcaaagcaagttaaaattcccaaaggaaaaagagccttgacgtgcactttgatttgtgctggacccatagttttaactgaaaaggatcaaacacagggaaTCTGTTTCAGCTTTTGAATTGGGCTAAATTGAGTTCTCTTACCCTTAAGCTACAATGGAGTTGTCCAAGAATAGTAAATATAGTGGGTGAAAATAGTCCAGGGTGATTAAACCCTTTTTAGAAGTcgtccttaccttttccagttacatgtgtcttaccctagttgaacacgtgaagatttcagttttgtatcttatcttgccttggacacaaatgtagtacagttaacagctaattctctgcgtgtgtaatttcccattgtatcaaactaattgagtttcagtcttgacacagtctgatgtgcaagaattgtctcatgtatttcagtaattgtcaggtcatagagttttccttcctctaatgTGCGATTATACTTGTGGTAACCTTTTTTCTTGCGGTCTCCAAGGGCTGTGTCACAGACCTGTGGGGTTCCCTCTTAAGTATTGGTTCCTGAACATCAGCACACTTGGCTGCCTCCGTAGGTTCTTGGAGTTGAATCTCCTGGAGTTGAATGTTACCCCTTCTCCACTTCTGGCACAGATACCTAGCAATCTCTGTGCACCATTCAAGGAAGCCCTATCTGTAGACctgtgccaggagaaatctctccgtttcctcttcctttctcctcctctttgtctctccccactctcccccatcctcaatttatttaagtcctctaagctttcacaaaatgctggaaggtgctaatcaccaaggggatagcatccctctcagaactgaagaggaaggactacAGATGATTATGCTGTAGTGAATCTGTTGTctccattttaggtaatttcctgagtgtaaattgaaattcaaataaattgtatttatttcctcaaagcttgattgatttatttgcactttgaatattttactaggcctttccagttagtttacttgggccaaagcactttgctgagtgtcagcttaaaccacttttagtttgtataaagagtgtgtgtgtgttctggtctcaggtgaaaactctatgtataaataaataaccagactattgtattcttatctcctttcttcgTTTTCTATAGTAAAAAATACGAAATGTTAtcattatgtgtttttattgttgcttggTATTATCAACACTGTTACTGTTAGTCGCTGTGAAGTATGCTCCTAAGGAGTACAAGCTGTGTTTATTGCCAGATAAAAAGGTTCCAGCAGTATGGTCCTGactgcttcctcttttccattctctgtccttctactCTATATTTTCCCCACTAATGTTCTCCTTTTGACAACACTGGCCTTGGTTTTCCTccatcaaattccatttcttcccgatccaaagactgcaagtgctgttcttctggaaatgctttttccgtaggcctgcatggcttgctacctcccttgtttgagcttcaccaatgctgttcaaataacacaatcaaatcttcaaccccctatctttcctcctcctccttaaaggcacttgaagtctctatcctcttccttctccagcctaaatttcctaaattttcacacacacacacacacaaaaagaagagataatatcatcagggctttgcttcttagaattaacttgagtcagtttctgtgcctgcaaaaaaagatagttaatagtgagttgagttctttcaggagcttcctctgtttttctattgatccctctatattttgttcacacaatgacactttgttttctttacaaatatattgaatatctgtcaagattactattttgttactgccctttgtgaatttccttgtctgctttgcttgttctttcaggtaaaatttattgttttattaatgtgccaaaatattgtaagtaaaattagtatttgtagaaataatttttaaaaaattatttctgctgtctttttacaaataacatggcatatttttattctttttaaataatcgtttaaggtaattattgataagtatgatcccgttaccatttactttattgttttgggttcgggtttatacacccttttcgtgtttcctgtctagagaatatcctttagaatttgttggagagctggtttggtggtgctgaattctctcagcttttgcttgtctgtaaagcttttggtgtctccttcgtatttgaatgagatccttgctgggtacagtaatctgggctgtaggttattgtctttcatcactttaagtatgtcttgccattccctcctggcctgaagagtttctattgaaagatcagctgttatcctaatgggaatccccttgtgtgttatttgttgtttttcccttgctgcttttaatatttgttctttgtgtttgatctttgttaatttgattaatatgtgtcttggggtgtttcgccttgggtttatcctatttggaactctctgtgtttcttggacttgggtgattatttccttccccattttagggaagttttcaactattatctcctcaaggattttctcatgatctttctttctgtcttcttcttcttctgggactcctataattcgaatgttggagcgtttcatattgtcctggaggtctctgagattgtcctcgtttcttttaattcgtttttcttgtttcctctctgattcatttatttctaccattctatcttctatttcactaatcc is a genomic window of Capra hircus breed San Clemente unplaced genomic scaffold, ASM170441v1, whole genome shotgun sequence containing:
- the LOC108635456 gene encoding zinc finger protein 280B-like, with product MELPCMLCEEEQEPEVRKREGETKQVGDDDDELILVGVEDVNEDADVIFVGMTSASKPVISNILNRDTPGSCSRRKRYAHFRKGKAHRLQPVSHVTPTSEAKTVLPVSDSEPRSADSHIITEPPSKADYKNISPEIVPNCFSKELCSSLITFTSSCQHPVERAVSAGDMNKSPHVSKRLSTCETNSRNPRRPKLSDGIIGEHSLGFSPSGIFHTVPTQQSTPDRVHTSLSHAQNGEPCPTPFPKDGVHCKLVRPLGENGLTKTDFPSLASPNKIVDPTEGNLIVLLRDFYYGELIGVGQPEPKTHTAFKCLSCLKVLKNVKFMNHMKCHLELERQRGDSWKNHTTCQHCLRQFPTPFQLQCHIESVHTPQGPSAVCQICELSFETDQVLLEHMKDNHKPGEMPYVCQVCSYRSSFFADVDAHFRACHGNTKNLLCPFCLKIFKTATAYRRHHRGHWEKSFHQCSKCRLQFLTFKEKREHKTQCHQMFKKPKQLEGLSPETKVVIQVSLEPLQAGLVEIASITVNTSDFESSPIKSKSRRS